Below is a window of Pelomicrobium methylotrophicum DNA.
GTCGATCCTATTTTCGGCGCCCATCCGCTGGTGGCAGAAAGCCCGGCAATGAAAGCGATCTTGGAGCAAGTGAAAAAAATTGCCACGACGCCCCTAACCGTGTTGATCACGGGTGAGACCGGCACCGGAAAAACGCAGATCGCCAAGGCGATCCACTACAATAGCCCGAGGGCCAGAGGCCAATTCGTGTCCATTAATGTAGCCGCCGTTCCAGAACCGCTTTTGGAAAGTGAGCTTTTTGGTCATGAAAAAGGCGCTTTTACCGGTGCCATCCACAGCCGCAAGGGTCTATTCGAGGAAGCTCATCATGGAACGCTCTTTCTCGACGAAATCGGCACGCTGTCAGCCAATCTCCAGTCCAAGCTCATGGGTGTGCTTCAGGAACGGGAGATCCGGCGCGTGGGCGCGAATCGTGCCATCCCCATCGATGTACGCATCATCGCCGCCACCAACAGCGATCTCGAGGAAGCGGTTGTCCGGGGCGAGTTCCGCCGTGATCTGTTTTACCGGCTCAACGTCGCCAGAATCCGGATGCCGCCTTTGCGCGAGCGCCGGGAGGACATCGTTCCCTTGGTGCGATGGTTCCTGTCCGTTCTTTCCCAGCGAATGGGCAAGAATTACCACATCACTTCAGAAGCCCTCGATTTGCTCCTGAAGTACGACTATCCCGGCAATATCCGCGAGCTGCAAAATGCTCTGGAATGGGCGACGGCTGTGGCTTCTGGCCCAGCGTTGGAGCCCGAAAATCTCCCGGAGTCCATCCGACTCGGTCGGCCGGCTCCAGGCCCTTCCGCGGGAATTCACGAGCCCCGCACCCTCGATGAGCACGAGAAACAGCTCATCATCGCCACCATTGCCCGATGCCGCGGCAACCTGGCCGAAGTGGCCAAGGTGCTGAATATCGGGCGCACGACCCTATGGCGGAAAATGCGGGACTACGGAATCGAGAAGAAGCCGCATGGCCGGCCCTGAAACGGCCGCCGTCGGCTAGAACGTAAGATGGTGTGCGCCGGGAGGAAAGGGGATTCGCGAACCGGTTTTCCGCCCTCGAAAGGTTTGCCCTCAGGCCACCTGAGCGGTCTGTAAATCGAATTCCAGGCGGATTTTCTCGTTCTCGTCGATGTCCACCGTCACCTTGCCGCCGTTGGCGAGCCGCCCGAAGAGCAGCTCGTCCGCCAGCGCCCGGCGGATCGTGTCCTGAATCAGCCGCGCCATGGGGCGTGCGCCCATCAAGGGATCAAAGCCGCGCTTCGCCAGGTAAGCCCGCAACGCGTCGGTAAAGGTGGCCTCCACCTTCTTCTCGTGGAGTTGCTCCTCGAGCTGCATGAGGAATTTGTCCACCACCCGCAGGATGACTTCGTACGACAACGGCGAGAAGGAGATGATGGCGTCCAAGCGGTTTCTGAACTCCGGCGTGAACAGGCGCTTGATCTCCGCCATCTCGTCGCCCTGGGTCGTAGACGGCGTGAAACCAATGGAGACCTTGGTCAACGACTCCGCCCCGGCGTTGGTGGTCATGATGAGCACCACGTTGCGGAAGTCCGCCTTGCGCCCGTTGTTGTCTGTGAGCGTCCCGTGGTCCATCACCTGGAGCAGAATGTTGAAGATGTCCGGGTGGGCTTTTTCGATCTCGTCCAGCAGCAGCACTGCGTACGGCTGCTTGATGATGGCCTCGGTGAGCAAGCCCCCCTGGTCGAAACCGACGTAGCCCGGCGGGGCGCCGATCAGCCGCGACACCGCGTGCCGCTCCATGTACTCCGACATGTCGAAGCGGATGAGCTCGATCCCAAGGCAATAGGCCAGCTGCCGCGCAACCTCCGTCTTCCCCACCCCCGTCGGGCCGGAGAACAAGAAGCAGCCGATCGGCTTCTGCGGATTGCCGAGGCCGCTGCGGGCCATCTTGATGGCGGCCGCCAGCGCGTCGATGGCCTGGTCTTGGCCGAACACCACTGCTTTGAGATCGCGATCCAAGGTCTTCAGCGCCTGACGGTCGTCGCTAGACACGTGCTTGGAGGGAATGCGGGCGATGCGCGCGATGATCTCCTCGATCTCGTGGCGCGTGATCACTTTCTTCTGCTTTGACTTGGGCAGGATGCGCTGAGCGGCTCCGGCCTCGTCGATCACGTCAATCGCCTTGTCAGGCAGGTGCCGGTCATTAATGTACCGGGCGGAGAGCTCCGCCGCCGTCTGCAGGGCGGTGACCGTGTACTTGACGCCGTGATGGGCCTCGAAGCGGGACTTGAGACCCCGCAGGATGGCGACCGTTTCTTCCACCGTCGGCTCGTTCACGTCGATCTTCTGGAAGCGGCGCGACAGCGCCCGGTCCTTCTCGAAGATGCCGCGGTACTCGTTATAGGTCGTGGCGCCGATGCACTTGAGCTGGCCGGAATTGAGCACGGGCTTGAGCAGGTTGGACGCATCCAGCGTGCCGCCCGAGGCCGCCCCCGCCCCGATCAGCGTGTGGATTTCGTCGATAAACAAGATCGCGTTCGGGTTGTCCACCAGCTGTTTGAGCACCGCTTTCAGCCGCTGCTCGAAATCGCCCCGGTACTTGGTGCCGGCGAGCAACGCGCCCATATCGAGGGCGTAGACCCGCGCGTTCGCCAGGATGTCGGGCACGTTGCCTTCGACGATGCGCCGCGCGAGCCCCTCGGCGATGGCGGTCTTGCCAACCCCCGCCTCGCCCACCAGCAGCGGGTTGTTCTTGCGCCGTCGGCACAGGGTCTGGACCACCCGTTCCAGTTCCCGCTCGCGCCCGATCAGCGGATCGATCTTGCCGGCGAGCGCCTGGGCGTTCAAGTCAGTGGTGTAGGACTCGAGCGCTCCGCCCGGGGAAGTTTCGCCTTCGCTCTCGCCGTCGGCTTCCGCCTTGCTGGAGTTCGCCTGGGGCACCTTGGTGATGCCGTGGGAGATGTAGTTGACCACGTCGAGCCGGGTGACCCCTTTCTGGTGCAGGAAGTAGACCGCGTGGGAATCTTTTTCCCCGAAGATGGCCACCAACACGTTGGCGCCGGTCACCTCCTTCTTGCCCGAGGACTGGACATGGAGGATGGCGCGCTGGATCACCCGCTGGAAGCCCAGGGTGGGCTGAGTATCCACCTCGCCGTTGCCGGGAACCTTGGGCGTGTGCTGGTTGATGAAGTCGGTCAGCCGCCGCCGCAGGTCTTCGATGTCGCAGGCGCAGGCGCGTAGGACCTCGGCCGCAGTCGGGTTGTCCAGCAGCGCGAGCAGCAGATGCTCCACGGTAATGAACTCGTGGCGCTTCTGCCGGGCCTCGACGAAGGCCATGTGCAGACTGACTTCAAGTTCCTGCGCGATCATCCTATGTTTCCTCCATGACGCACCGGAGCGGGTGCTGGTGCTGCCTCGCAAAAGCCATGACCTGTTCCACTTTGGTGGCGGCGACATCGCGCGGATACACGCCGCACACCCCGCTGCCTTCCCTATGGACTTTGAGCATGATCTGGGTCGCCTGTTCGCGACTCATGAAAAAAATGGTCTGAAGCACCGTGACCACAAAGTCCATCGGCGTGTAGTCGTCGTTGAGCAGCACCACCTTGAACAGCGGCGGCGGCTTGACCCAGGTCTTCTGTGGCTCGAGGACAACACCTTCCCGATTTCCAGCAGCCATGGTAACTGGCGTTAAGTACAGCAAAACTTGCTCGTTAATACTTGTCGATTGCGAAGGATTTTGCAAGCCCCCCTGTGGTATGCCGGGTGCCGGTAGGCCGGCGGCCGGCTGGAAGTTGACTGGGACGGGGGGGTTAGCGTAAAAAAAACCGCTCGGGCGTTGGGTCTTAAGACTTCTGCAGCGATGGTGAATGCCGTACCGCAGCCCTTGGGGGTCTAAAACCCGCCCGGACGAAATTGTTTTATTGTTTATCATGGAGATGTAGATGGCAACTGGTACCGTGAAGTGGTTTAACGACGCGAAGGGCTACGGCTTCATCACCCCGGACGACGGCAGCGAGGACCTGTTCGCCCATTTTTCGGCGATCAACATGACCGGCTTCAAGACCCTCAAGGAAGGCCAGAAGGTGAGTTTCGAGGTCACCCAAGGCCCGAAGGGCAAGCAGGCGTCCAACATCGTGACGATTTCCTGACGCGGCGTCTGCCGGAAAACAAAAGCCCGCCCCGTGGCGGGCTTTTTTTCTGGCGACTCCGCCGCCTGTTCAGCGGCTGGCTGCCCGTTGGGCCCCGCCCGTGCCCATGCGCTCGATCATGGCCTTGCCGAACCCCGAGCACGACACCTGGGTTGCACCGTCCATGAGCCGGGCAAAATCGTAGGTCACGATCTTCGCCCTGATGGTGTCTTCCATGGCCCGGATGATGAGGTCCGCCGCCTCGGTCCAGCCCATGTGCCTCAGCATCATCTCCGCCGACAGGATGAGGGAGCCCGGGTTCACGTAGTCCTTGCCGGCGTACTTGGGCGCCGTGCCGTGGGTCGCCTCGAACATGGCCACGCTGTCGCTCATGTTGGCCCCGGGCGCAATGCCGATGCCTCCAACCTGGGCGGCCAAGGCATCCGAGATGTAGTCGCCGTTCAGGTTCATGGTGGCGATCACGTCGTACTCCTCGGGGCGCAGCAGGATCTGCTGGAGGAAGGCATCTGCGATGACGTCCTTGATCACGACCCCCTGGGGCAGCTTGAGCCACGGTCCCCCGTCCACCTCGGTGGCCCCGAATTCCCGCTTCGCCAGCGCGTAGCCCCAGTCCCGGAACGCCCCCTCGGTGAACTTCATGATGTTGCCCTTGTGCACCAAGGTCACTGACCTGCGCTTGTGGGTAATGGCGTACTGGATGGCCTTGCGCACCAGCCGCTCGGTGCCTTCCCGGGACACGGGCTTGACGCCGATGCCGGAGGTGGCAGGAAAGCGGATCTTCCTGATCCCCATCTCGTCCTGAAGGAATTTGATCACCTTACGGGCGCCCTCGGACTCCGCCGGCCATTCGATCCCGGCATAGATGTCTTCGGAGTTCTCCCGGAAAATGACCATGTCGGTCTTCTCGGGCCGCTTCAGGGGGCTGGGCACCCCCTGGAAATAGCGCACCGGCCGCAGGCACACGTACAGGTCCAGCGCCTGGCGAAGCGCCACGTTGATCGACCGGATGCCACCGCCCACCGGCGTGGTGAGCGGCCCCTTGATCGACACCACGTATTCCCGAACCGCTTCCAGCGTCTCGTCCGGAAGCCAGACGTCCTTGCCGTAGACCCGCGTGGACTTCTCGCCCGCGTAGACTTCCATCCACATGATCCTGCGCTTGTCCCCATACGCCGCCTGCACGGCGGCGTCCACGACGTTGCGCATGACCGGCGAGATGTCGACCCCGATCCCATCGCCTTCGATGAATGGGATGACGGGCTGGTCGGGAACCACCAGGGACCCGTCGGCGCCGACGCGAATCTTTTGCCCCTCGGAAGGGACTTTGATGTGCTTGTACATGCGGGAGCTCCTCGGATGCGGATGGGTGGGGATAAGTCTTATATCTTATATAATACTTTAAAGTACGGACCCGCCCAGGGGTTTTTTCACCTTCTGTGATCCGGCGTCCATTGCCATACCTTATGAGATTTCCTGCCATAACGCCAAGAACGACCGACTGCTGCGGCAGGACCGGCGCTCGGGAAGCACGGAAGCTCATGACGGGATTTGATTTCGAATCGTGGAAAAAGGCGAGGGGGCAGATACGTAACTGACTGAATTTCCGTTGAGCATCGGGATTGAAATTTTTGTTGCACTGCAGGATCACCACTCGTTAGACTGCTGAGGATTCACGTGCCTACGGTCGCTTACCCGCAACCGGAGGCGATGCCCGCGACCGGCCAAACCCGGCCGGTCGTCCCCGAGCGGCCCGCCAGATCTGACCTCTGGCCGCCCCGTGAAAGGGGTGCCCCGGCAGCGCCGGCGCGCATCCCAGCCAGGCCCGGCGGCACGGCGCCGGGGCGTGGCGTCCACCCGACGCGCCCCCCGCGTTCTTGCCCCTTGGCCACCAAAGGCGCGGGGAGTTTCCCTGCGAACCCACCTAATTTCTGATGCAGAGGAGAGATTAGATGAGTCGTGAACAGGAGATCGCCCAGCTCAAGAAGGACTGGGCAGAAAACCCCAGATGGAAAGGGATCCGGCGGCCCTACACCGCTGAGGACGTGGTGCGCCTGCGCGGCACGGTACGAATCGAATACACGCTCGCCCGGCTGGGGGCGG
It encodes the following:
- a CDS encoding sigma-54-dependent transcriptional regulator, with product MSSILIVDDQPGMRRTLEILLRKEGFEAVSVESGEHIVELLREFKPEVVITDLKMEPLSGIDVLREVKKHAPETIVMIMTAYGTIDSAVEAMRLGAFDYITKPFKNNEIVLKVKKALERNALVSEVQRLRRDVDPIFGAHPLVAESPAMKAILEQVKKIATTPLTVLITGETGTGKTQIAKAIHYNSPRARGQFVSINVAAVPEPLLESELFGHEKGAFTGAIHSRKGLFEEAHHGTLFLDEIGTLSANLQSKLMGVLQEREIRRVGANRAIPIDVRIIAATNSDLEEAVVRGEFRRDLFYRLNVARIRMPPLRERREDIVPLVRWFLSVLSQRMGKNYHITSEALDLLLKYDYPGNIRELQNALEWATAVASGPALEPENLPESIRLGRPAPGPSAGIHEPRTLDEHEKQLIIATIARCRGNLAEVAKVLNIGRTTLWRKMRDYGIEKKPHGRP
- the icd gene encoding NADP-dependent isocitrate dehydrogenase, with translation MYKHIKVPSEGQKIRVGADGSLVVPDQPVIPFIEGDGIGVDISPVMRNVVDAAVQAAYGDKRRIMWMEVYAGEKSTRVYGKDVWLPDETLEAVREYVVSIKGPLTTPVGGGIRSINVALRQALDLYVCLRPVRYFQGVPSPLKRPEKTDMVIFRENSEDIYAGIEWPAESEGARKVIKFLQDEMGIRKIRFPATSGIGVKPVSREGTERLVRKAIQYAITHKRRSVTLVHKGNIMKFTEGAFRDWGYALAKREFGATEVDGGPWLKLPQGVVIKDVIADAFLQQILLRPEEYDVIATMNLNGDYISDALAAQVGGIGIAPGANMSDSVAMFEATHGTAPKYAGKDYVNPGSLILSAEMMLRHMGWTEAADLIIRAMEDTIRAKIVTYDFARLMDGATQVSCSGFGKAMIERMGTGGAQRAASR
- the clpS gene encoding ATP-dependent Clp protease adapter ClpS, which translates into the protein MAAGNREGVVLEPQKTWVKPPPLFKVVLLNDDYTPMDFVVTVLQTIFFMSREQATQIMLKVHREGSGVCGVYPRDVAATKVEQVMAFARQHQHPLRCVMEET
- the clpA gene encoding ATP-dependent Clp protease ATP-binding subunit ClpA encodes the protein MIAQELEVSLHMAFVEARQKRHEFITVEHLLLALLDNPTAAEVLRACACDIEDLRRRLTDFINQHTPKVPGNGEVDTQPTLGFQRVIQRAILHVQSSGKKEVTGANVLVAIFGEKDSHAVYFLHQKGVTRLDVVNYISHGITKVPQANSSKAEADGESEGETSPGGALESYTTDLNAQALAGKIDPLIGRERELERVVQTLCRRRKNNPLLVGEAGVGKTAIAEGLARRIVEGNVPDILANARVYALDMGALLAGTKYRGDFEQRLKAVLKQLVDNPNAILFIDEIHTLIGAGAASGGTLDASNLLKPVLNSGQLKCIGATTYNEYRGIFEKDRALSRRFQKIDVNEPTVEETVAILRGLKSRFEAHHGVKYTVTALQTAAELSARYINDRHLPDKAIDVIDEAGAAQRILPKSKQKKVITRHEIEEIIARIARIPSKHVSSDDRQALKTLDRDLKAVVFGQDQAIDALAAAIKMARSGLGNPQKPIGCFLFSGPTGVGKTEVARQLAYCLGIELIRFDMSEYMERHAVSRLIGAPPGYVGFDQGGLLTEAIIKQPYAVLLLDEIEKAHPDIFNILLQVMDHGTLTDNNGRKADFRNVVLIMTTNAGAESLTKVSIGFTPSTTQGDEMAEIKRLFTPEFRNRLDAIISFSPLSYEVILRVVDKFLMQLEEQLHEKKVEATFTDALRAYLAKRGFDPLMGARPMARLIQDTIRRALADELLFGRLANGGKVTVDIDENEKIRLEFDLQTAQVA
- the cspE gene encoding transcription antiterminator/RNA stability regulator CspE, giving the protein MATGTVKWFNDAKGYGFITPDDGSEDLFAHFSAINMTGFKTLKEGQKVSFEVTQGPKGKQASNIVTIS